From the Diospyros lotus cultivar Yz01 chromosome 13, ASM1463336v1, whole genome shotgun sequence genome, one window contains:
- the LOC127788896 gene encoding short chain aldehyde dehydrogenase 1-like, with product MMNGFSSQSPAPKRLEGKVAVITGGASGIGESTARLFVKHGAKVVIADVQDELGRKVCEDLGPSHEQNITYVHCDVTNELDVKNAVDAAITKYGQLDIMYNNAGITGGLDFTVLGTDADDFKRVFDVNVYGAFLGAKHAARVMIPAKRGAILFTASLASMVAGEAPHAYAMSKHAVVGLTKNLCVELGEHGIRVNCISPCAIATPLLRKAMGMEKSAVEAMVAASANLKGLAPTAEDVAEAALYLASDEAKYISGVNLAVDGGYSTTNHSFSAVIKNMQ from the exons ATGATGAATGGCTTCTCCTCCCAATCCCCTGCTCCCAAAAG GTTGGAAGGCAAAGTAGCCGTCATCACGGGCGGCGCAAGCGGCATAGGGGAGAGCACGGCGAGGCTCTTCGTAAAACATGGAGCCAAGGTTGTGATCGCCGACGTCCAGGACGAGCTTGGCCGGAAGGTCTGCGAAGACCTTGGCCCGTCCCATGAACAGAACATTACTTACGTGCATTGCGATGTTACCAATGAATTGGACGTCAAGAATGCGGTCGACGCCGCCATAACCAAGTACGGCCAGCTCGACATCATGTACAACAACGCCGGCATCACCGGCGGCCTGGACTTTACCGTTCTCGGCACCGACGCCGACGACTTCAAGCGGGTTTTCGACGTCAACGTGTACGGAGCTTTCTTGGGAGCCAAACACGCTGCTAGGGTTATGATTCCGGCGAAGCGAGGCGCCATCCTGTTCACTGCCAGCCTCGCCTCCATGGTCGCCGGCGAGGCGCCGCACGCTTACGCCATGTCGAAGCACGCCGTGGTGGGGCTGACGAAGAACCTCTGCGTGGAGCTCGGCGAGCACGGGATAAGAGTCAACTGCATCTCGCCGTGCGCCATAGCCACGCCACTGCTGAGGAAGGCGATGGGGATGGAGAAGAGCGCCGTGGAGGCGATGGTGGCGGCGTCGGCTAACCTGAAAGGGCTGGCGCCGACTGCTGAGGACGTGGCGGAGGCAGCCCTGTACTTGGCCAGCGACGAGGCCAAGTACATCAGCGGCGTCAACCTGGCGGTGGACGGAGGTTACAGCACCACCAACCATTCCTTCTCTGCggtaataaaaaatatgcaaTAA